One window of the Candidatus Jettenia sp. genome contains the following:
- a CDS encoding TldD/PmbA family protein: MDLMPISVNHTKSWLDPLFLLIRRIPIASRIKIALIDTLQKTVTKVIQQTDSLHNCKYADIRIGINEMKHASAEDGKAKCAGEDASISFGIRVLAGEMAAWGYYGQELGEAESTPKSIHKKLMLGMHTAYARAITNAKKKAEFQSLAPSLREVNLAKIDICNDTIHATFDEDPRNVLLKDIITLCTITSQDMRSISKDVHYTYAHVQTGINRELFCSTEGACIDQSYALTQGVVSVVAQKAGGIPEICYDYVGDLRGWEVLKDKNVYQQSFDEFALLRTQETLELIDAEFLSATDEPVIVVTNPHFNALLVHEIVGHPTEADRALKLETAYAGRSWLFRDFDDNELGKQIASPLLTAYSDPSIHGYGHYKYDMEGTPGKRVNLIENGIFKGFMNGREQAAILNQPPNGSMRATESYYVPLVRMTNTVFANGNTPPSEIIAEVRDGYYIVNHRIPSISESRENFRISSQRVYKIENGQIATLYRQGGITADSKDFLMNIDAIGNDFEVFPIPHCGKGQPMQIMRVGNGSPTLRSKARLTGHQEL; this comes from the coding sequence ATGGACTTAATGCCTATCTCTGTAAATCATACTAAATCCTGGTTAGATCCGTTATTTTTATTGATAAGGAGAATTCCTATCGCAAGTCGTATAAAAATTGCACTCATAGACACATTACAAAAAACGGTTACCAAGGTCATTCAACAGACTGATTCGCTGCACAATTGTAAATATGCCGATATTAGAATTGGTATTAATGAGATGAAACATGCCAGCGCTGAGGATGGTAAGGCTAAATGTGCAGGAGAAGATGCCTCCATCTCTTTTGGAATCAGGGTGCTAGCTGGCGAAATGGCTGCATGGGGATATTACGGCCAGGAACTGGGAGAGGCTGAATCTACCCCGAAAAGTATTCATAAAAAACTCATGTTAGGAATGCATACGGCATATGCAAGGGCTATTACCAATGCAAAGAAAAAGGCCGAGTTTCAATCCCTTGCCCCCTCATTAAGGGAAGTAAATCTTGCTAAAATTGACATCTGCAATGATACCATTCATGCTACCTTCGATGAGGACCCCAGAAATGTACTCTTGAAAGATATCATTACTCTGTGCACAATAACATCTCAAGATATGCGCAGTATTAGCAAAGATGTGCATTATACGTATGCCCATGTACAAACAGGTATAAACAGGGAGCTCTTTTGTAGCACTGAAGGCGCCTGTATTGACCAATCATATGCACTTACACAGGGAGTGGTCTCTGTAGTAGCACAAAAGGCTGGAGGTATTCCGGAAATCTGTTATGATTATGTAGGAGACCTTCGTGGATGGGAAGTTCTAAAAGATAAAAATGTTTATCAGCAATCATTTGATGAATTTGCGTTATTGCGGACACAGGAGACCCTGGAGCTTATCGATGCAGAATTTTTATCCGCTACAGATGAACCGGTTATCGTGGTAACAAATCCACATTTTAATGCGCTCCTCGTCCATGAAATTGTAGGGCATCCAACCGAAGCTGACAGGGCACTGAAATTAGAAACGGCATACGCAGGACGGTCATGGTTATTCCGGGATTTTGATGATAATGAATTGGGAAAACAGATTGCATCGCCACTCTTAACTGCATATTCTGACCCATCTATACATGGATATGGACATTATAAATACGATATGGAAGGAACACCCGGTAAACGGGTAAATCTCATTGAGAACGGGATATTCAAAGGGTTTATGAACGGGCGTGAACAGGCTGCAATTCTTAACCAACCTCCAAATGGCTCAATGAGAGCAACAGAATCGTATTATGTCCCTCTCGTACGAATGACCAATACCGTTTTTGCAAACGGGAATACCCCTCCCTCAGAGATAATTGCTGAAGTCAGGGATGGGTATTATATCGTCAATCATCGGATTCCATCTATTAGCGAATCCCGGGAAAATTTTCGTATATCATCTCAAAGGGTATACAAAATAGAAAATGGACAGATTGCAACCTTGTACCGGCAAGGTGGTATCACGGCAGATTCAAAAGACTTTTTAATGAATATCGATGCTATTGGAAATGATTTTGAAGTCTTTCCCATCCCTCATTGTGGAAAGGGTCAGCCCATGCAAATAATGCGTGTTGGAAACGGCAGCCCAACATTGCGTTCCAAAGCAAGATTAACAGGACATCAGGAATTATGA